aaaaatcttacatttatttccgttatctggtacctgtaacacaagttctttacgaacttagcacaggaccagttaacgtggcgtgattgttgtaaatatttatttatttgttatttatttatattcatatacaagaattgctcgtttaaagattaAACTCACCGGAACTGGGTCGATCGCTGTACCTCGTACAGTACACCCACGCGGGCCACACCATCGGACTGTCGCCTGAAGTTGCACCTAAAAGCACGTAGATAAATCAATTCTTGGTTTTTTACTGTAGTAAAGCAGGtacttgtaggcagcggcttggctgtgcccctggcattgctgaagtccatgggcgacggtaaccactcaccatcaggtagaccgtatgctcgtctgcctacaagggcaataaaaaaaaaaaagatgaagggactggtggtaggacctcttgtgagtccgcttgtGGGtccgagtaggtaccaccactctgcttgcacttaacaccaggtgggctgtgagctcttccaccaatctaagcaataaaaattaaaaaaaacctgatcgTAGTTAACCGAAGAACTGTATTGTATCTCTAAATTGGAAAACTCTAAATATCAAGGACCAAAATGAGAGGACACGGACAATATATCTCCTACTCCTATTTTCCATTCGCGGGTACTAGTCTTCAAAGCGTCATAAATATTATGCCGCGAACCGTTGGCATCGCGCTGGTACTTACCGGAGGTTGATCCAGAATTGCTTCCGCTATCGTCTTTAGAAAGGTCGATGGCTCCAGCTTTGTCTGGTGTTTTGATGTCAGGTACCCTCGCTTCGTCCAGCTTCGGAGCAAAAGCCGCAGTGTCTTTTGCTGGAGCAGGTTTAGCCTCGTATCTCGTCTTCACTTTCCTTTTGTGCAAAGGATCGGTGATCCTCCTTCCGAAGTCcgcttttaaaatattatctatactaaacTTAAGGCAGTTCTGATTGATGTAATCTCTAGATTCTTCCGGCTTCGAATACCGATTCTCATCAGACCTCGTTCGTGTTTCATGATTGGCCTTTAATCTCATACCGAAATTTAAGCCAAACGTTGGACTGATCACGTTGGCTGTTTGTCTGTTGGGCATACCTTTTAAGTCTTGGCTCAAGATCGGACTTTGGAACAGAAGCGGTTGGTTTAGGAACATTATTGGGTTTGGGTTAATTGGACTCGGCCGTAATAGCAGCGGTTGGGCCACATTCATGTTTTGGCTCAGCTGCGATATGGCGCTCAAGTGTGTTTGTATGTGTTTGAAGGAGGTCAGTTCTTGGTGGGTATTCTGGCTGGCTTTCTCTTCGTAGTTGGATACGGGTGCCTCGTTTCCAACTGACAACACGGTGTCGTCGCTACAGCAAGAATTACCATCGTCCACGCTTATTTCTCTTTCATTCACTTCAACAACGGGACTTACACTCTCTGTGTTTCTGTCATCGAAATTCGGTGTATTCTCCAAGAGCTTTTCCGTCGAAAAGACATTGTCAGGGCTGCTGTTGTCCCGCTCCTTCTTAAGCACGTTGTGGATGGAGAAAGAGGATGAACGGATGCTTATGTCTTCCGATTTCTCATCGTCGTGGCACTCTGGACTTGTCGTGTCTCTCGTGTTCGGAGAGTATGGATCGTCATCGCTCTGGTCTTGGATCTTAATGTCCTGCATATGGGCGGATACGGCGGCCATTTTCGTTCTCCGTCACGCCATCTGTTGGAGAAAAAGTGTTGATTTTGAATATCTACTCTTTACGCTTAGTACCAAGttgattgatttgtttttttttgccaaaGTCATAATATTCAGTGATTACTGAAATAGATTAGAACGTGACTAGACCCCCACTTTTTAGGTAGAAAACTAAACAGGTTTAGTTAGTTATCATACATTCGATTTACCAGACCTTTAGAATTCTTCGCGACAACCTATACTTTTTGTAGGTACTCTACTTTGTTCTATCACCAGTGAATACTGCTTGGCGATCGAATTCCATCAGTGTGGCCCTGGCTAtattggcagcggcttggatctgcccctgttattgctgaagtccatgggcgacggtaaccagtcaccgtcgtggaaataaataaaaaatttgcttACGCCATTTTCATGATAAGCTTGcaaggtaggacctcttgtgagtccgcacgggtaggtaccaccaccccgcctatttctgccgtgaagcagtaatgcgtttcggtttgaagggtgggatagccgttgtaactatactgagaccttagaacttatatctcaagatgggtggcgcatttacgttttagatgtctatgggctccagtaaccgcttaacaccaggtgggctgtgagatcctccacccattcaagcaataaataaaaaaacctgcaACTATCCACCTACTATCCTGACTAAAACCATAGAATGATTTACAGTCGCTCTCTTGTTAAAGCATTTCTCTGTCTACCCCGCGACACAAAGACCCGggtaaattattaaaacggtGAATACCAAGTGAGCCGTGCTGATAAATTACAAAACATGATCAGGTCCAGTCGAGTGCTGTATTCA
This Bombyx mori chromosome 2, ASM3026992v2 DNA region includes the following protein-coding sequences:
- the Inv gene encoding homeobox protein invected (The RefSeq protein has 2 frameshifts compared to this genomic sequence), which gives rise to MAAVSAHMQDIKIQDQSDDDPYSPNTRDTTSPECHDDEKSEDISIRSSSFSIHNVLRRSGTTAALTMSFRRKSSWRIPNFDDRNTESVSPVVEVNEREISVDDGNSCCSDDTVLSVGNEAPVSNYEEKASQNTHQELTSFKHIQTHLSAISQLSQNMNVAQPLLLRPSPINPNPIMFLNQPLLFQSPILSQDLKGMPNRQTANVISPTFGLNFGMRLKANHETRTRSDENRYSKPEESRDYINQNCLKFSIDNILKADFGRRITDPLHKRKVKTRYEAKPAPAKDTAAFAPKLDEARVPDIKTPDKAGAIDLSKDDSGSNSGSTSGATSGDSPMVWPAWVYCTRYSDRPSSGRSPRTRRPKKPPGDTASNDEKRPRTAFSGPQLARLKHEFAENRYLTERRRQSLAAELGLAEAQIKIWFQNKRAKIKKASGQRNPLALQLMAQGLYNHSTVPLTKEEEELEMKARERERELKNRC